Proteins from one Melospiza melodia melodia isolate bMelMel2 chromosome 18, bMelMel2.pri, whole genome shotgun sequence genomic window:
- the FAHD1 gene encoding acylpyruvase FAHD1, mitochondrial, whose product MAGSKPLSRFWEWGRNIVCVGRNYAEHAKEMGSALPAEPLFFLKPSSAYVREGAPIVRPYYCRNLHHEVELGVLIGRRAQAVPQERAMEHVAGYALCLDMTARDTQEQCKQKGLPWTLAKGFGSSCPVSDFVPKEKIPDPHKLQIWLKVNGKLRQEGDTSSMIFSIPYLISYISHIFTLEEGDLILTGSPKGVGAVEADDEIEAGIRDVLSMRFKVVQGTEPQSPKGV is encoded by the coding sequence ATGGCCGGCTCCAAACCGCTGTCCCGCTTCTGGGAGTGGGGCAGGAACATCGTGTGCGTGGGGCGCAACTACGCGGAGCACGCCAAGGAGATGGGCAGCGCCCTGCCCGCAGAGCCGCTCTTCTTCCTCAAGCCCTCCTCGGCCTACGTGCGGGAGGGGGCCCCGATCGTGCGGCCCTACTACTGCCGGAACCTGCACCACGAGGTGGAGCTGGGCGTGCTCATCGGCCGCAGGGCGCAGGCCGTGCCGCAGGAGCGGGCCATGGAGCACGTGGCGGGCTATGCCCTGTGCCTGGACATGACCGCCCGCGACACCCAGGAGCAGTGCAAGCAGAAGGGGCTGCCCTGGACCTTGGCCAAAGGCTTCGGCTCCTCCTGCCCCGTCAGTGACTTCGTGCCCAAGGAGAAGATCCCAGACCCGCACAAGCTGCAGATCTGGCTGAAGGTGAACGGGAAGCTGAGGCAGGAGGGGGACACCTCGTCCATGATCTTCTCCATCCCTTACCTGATCAGCTACATCAGCCACATATTCACCTTGGAAGAAGGGGACTTGATTCTCACGGGGTCTCCCAAAGGAGTGGGGGCCGTGGAGGCCGACGATGAGATCGAGGCGGGGATCAGGGACGTGCTGTCCATGAGGTTCAAGGTGGTGCAGGGCACGGAACCCCAGAGCCCAAAAGGTGTTTGA